One genomic region from Pseudoduganella dura encodes:
- a CDS encoding TonB-dependent receptor — MLRTVFTAGCVFAAGACAAAAGLPSAGMAVVQVVGQRGDAADAASAGSVGAAEIAARPLLRTGELLEFVPGLAVTQHSGAGKANQYFLRGFNLDHGTDFATFVDGMPVNMRSHAHGQGYTDLNFVIPELVRRIDYRKGPYAAADGDFASAGSARIALADDVPGLATTMAGITVGRHGYRRALLAGATAGNLLYGLDVQRNDGPWTVPEDGRKVSGLLRWSGGDRDDGWNVTAMAYRNRWTATDQIALRAVDQVGRFGSLDPTDGGRASRYSLSAARHGQWSSGRVELSAYAVRSTLDLYSNFTYALERPEEGDQFRQGERRTMLGADAAWSWQGTLAGLDLHNRAGVQVRSDRLSPVGLYTTVARRTAAVVREDRVRETSAGVFAETSVRWAPWLRTVAGLRGDAYRFDVNGRRADATIATPKLSVIAGPWRNMELFFNAGHGFHSNDARGVVDGVTPLVRTRGVEAGVRSEPVPGLETSLTAWRLSSGSELVYVGDAGTTEPSRASRRHGIEWNTQYTTGPLRFDLDLAVSRARYTQPAEEGDRVPGALERMAAFDVSYAPLGKRWSGGFNVRYLGPRALTEDDGVRSRASTLASARIAYRFNPRTQLTLDVFNLFDRKASDIEYYYASRLPGEAAARDDVHFHPVEPRTVRLALNYTF, encoded by the coding sequence ATGTTGCGAACCGTTTTTACCGCGGGCTGCGTGTTCGCGGCGGGCGCCTGCGCGGCCGCTGCCGGATTGCCCAGCGCCGGCATGGCCGTCGTCCAGGTCGTCGGGCAGCGCGGCGACGCGGCCGATGCCGCCAGCGCCGGCAGCGTGGGCGCGGCGGAAATCGCCGCCCGGCCACTGCTGCGCACCGGCGAACTGCTGGAATTCGTGCCGGGGCTGGCCGTCACCCAGCACAGCGGCGCCGGCAAGGCCAACCAGTACTTCCTGCGCGGCTTCAACCTGGACCATGGCACCGATTTCGCCACCTTCGTCGACGGCATGCCCGTCAACATGCGCAGCCACGCGCACGGGCAGGGCTACACGGACCTGAACTTCGTGATCCCGGAACTGGTGCGGCGCATCGATTACCGCAAGGGGCCGTACGCCGCCGCGGATGGCGATTTCGCGTCCGCCGGCAGTGCCCGCATCGCGCTGGCCGACGACGTGCCGGGTTTGGCCACCACGATGGCCGGCATCACGGTCGGCCGGCATGGCTATCGGCGCGCGCTGCTGGCCGGCGCCACGGCGGGCAACCTGCTGTACGGCCTCGACGTGCAGCGCAACGACGGGCCGTGGACCGTGCCCGAGGACGGGCGAAAAGTATCCGGCCTGCTGCGCTGGAGCGGCGGAGACAGGGACGATGGCTGGAACGTGACCGCGATGGCTTACCGCAACCGGTGGACCGCGACGGACCAGATTGCGCTGCGCGCCGTGGACCAGGTCGGGCGGTTCGGCAGCCTCGATCCCACCGATGGCGGCCGCGCATCGCGCTACAGCCTGTCGGCCGCGCGGCATGGCCAGTGGAGCAGCGGGCGCGTCGAGCTGAGCGCCTATGCCGTGCGCTCGACGCTGGACCTGTACAGCAATTTCACCTATGCGCTCGAGCGGCCGGAGGAAGGCGACCAGTTCCGCCAGGGCGAACGGCGCACGATGCTGGGGGCCGATGCCGCGTGGTCGTGGCAGGGCACGCTGGCGGGGCTGGATTTGCACAACCGGGCCGGCGTGCAGGTGCGCAGCGACCGGCTGTCGCCCGTGGGGCTGTACACGACCGTGGCGCGCCGCACCGCGGCTGTCGTGCGCGAGGACCGTGTGCGCGAAACGAGCGCCGGCGTGTTCGCCGAAACGTCGGTGCGGTGGGCACCGTGGCTGCGCACGGTGGCCGGGCTGCGCGGCGACGCGTACCGCTTCGATGTGAACGGGCGCCGCGCCGATGCGACGATCGCGACACCGAAGCTGTCCGTGATCGCCGGGCCATGGCGGAACATGGAACTGTTCTTCAACGCCGGGCACGGCTTCCACAGCAACGATGCGCGCGGCGTGGTGGACGGCGTCACGCCGCTGGTGCGCACGCGGGGTGTCGAAGCCGGCGTGCGCAGCGAGCCGGTGCCGGGGCTGGAGACGTCGTTGACGGCATGGCGACTGTCGAGCGGCTCGGAACTGGTGTACGTGGGCGACGCCGGCACCACGGAACCCAGCCGTGCCAGCCGGCGCCATGGCATCGAATGGAATACGCAATACACCACGGGGCCGCTGCGGTTCGACCTGGACCTGGCCGTTTCCCGGGCCCGCTACACGCAGCCTGCGGAGGAGGGCGATCGCGTGCCGGGGGCGCTGGAGCGGATGGCTGCGTTCGATGTGAGCTACGCGCCGCTGGGCAAGCGGTGGTCCGGCGGTTTCAATGTGCGGTATCTGGGGCCGCGTGCGTTGACCGAAGACGACGGCGTGCGCTCGCGGGCCTCCACGCTGGCTTCGGCCCGTATCGCTTACCGGTTCAACCCGCGCACGCAGCTCACGCTCGATGTGTTCAACCTGTTCGACCGGAAGGCCAGCGATATCGAGTACTACTATGCTTCGCGGCTGCCGGGCGAGGCCGCAGCGCGGGACGACGTGCATTTCCACCCGGTCGAGCCGCGCACCGTGCGGCTGGCGCTGAATTACACCTTCTGA
- a CDS encoding anti-sigma factor: MNHRDHPDLCDRLAAEYVLGTLKGGARRRFEGWLHGDAALRRTVAEWQERLVPLAEFTPSQSPGAHVWRAIEGRLRLEPAARWWQFWKGDPLRSWRTLAGASTAAAIALAVTLAVQEPAPRIDTFAALTDERAQAALLVTADRRNRVIAIRTVGGTPVPDDRTLQLWAITQAGTPRSLGILDERGTATIAFSDRALGRDVAVLAVSLEPKGGSPNPNAPTGPVLYKGAWVRVL, translated from the coding sequence GTGAACCATCGCGATCACCCGGACCTGTGCGACCGCCTGGCCGCCGAATACGTACTGGGCACGCTCAAGGGCGGCGCCCGGCGCCGCTTCGAAGGCTGGCTGCATGGCGACGCCGCGCTGCGCCGCACCGTGGCCGAGTGGCAGGAACGCCTGGTGCCGCTGGCCGAATTCACGCCGTCGCAGTCTCCCGGGGCGCACGTATGGCGTGCCATCGAGGGGCGCCTGCGCCTGGAACCGGCTGCCCGGTGGTGGCAGTTCTGGAAAGGCGACCCGTTGCGGTCATGGCGCACGCTGGCCGGCGCATCGACAGCGGCAGCCATCGCGCTGGCGGTCACGCTCGCGGTACAGGAGCCGGCGCCGCGCATCGACACCTTCGCCGCGCTGACCGATGAACGCGCCCAGGCCGCGCTGCTGGTAACGGCGGACCGCCGCAACCGCGTGATCGCCATCCGCACCGTGGGCGGCACGCCGGTACCGGACGACCGCACGCTGCAGCTGTGGGCCATCACGCAGGCGGGCACGCCGCGCTCGCTGGGCATCCTCGACGAACGTGGCACGGCCACCATCGCGTTCAGCGACCGGGCGCTGGGCCGCGACGTGGCGGTGCTGGCCGTGAGCCTGGAACCGAAGGGCGGCTCGCCGAACCCGAACGCGCCTACCGGGCCGGTGCTGTACAAGGGCGCCTGGGTCCGCGTGCTGTAG
- a CDS encoding sigma-70 family RNA polymerase sigma factor: MPYDTPHDPDQLHGLLLAAGRRDAQAFRTLYDATSPKLFGFALRILHKRELAEEALQDGYVAIWHAAGTYQAALAAPMTWMTTIVRNKALDIRRRLDQPVEIDADGFDSEVIAALAAAGPGPAETLQRSTEAQALAHCMATLERRHQQAIGLAFFHDLTHGEVAQQLSLPLGTVKTWIRRGLEKLKNCLARREAP; the protein is encoded by the coding sequence GTGCCTTACGACACCCCCCACGATCCGGATCAACTGCATGGTCTGCTGCTGGCCGCCGGCCGCCGCGATGCGCAGGCGTTCCGCACGCTGTACGACGCCACCTCGCCGAAGCTGTTCGGCTTTGCACTGCGCATCCTCCACAAACGCGAACTGGCCGAAGAGGCGCTGCAGGATGGCTACGTGGCGATCTGGCACGCGGCCGGCACGTACCAGGCGGCGCTGGCCGCGCCGATGACATGGATGACCACGATCGTGCGCAACAAGGCGCTCGATATCCGGCGCCGGCTGGACCAGCCCGTGGAAATCGATGCCGACGGCTTCGACAGCGAAGTGATCGCGGCGCTGGCCGCAGCCGGCCCGGGACCGGCGGAAACGCTGCAGCGATCCACCGAGGCGCAGGCGCTGGCGCACTGCATGGCCACGCTGGAGCGGCGCCACCAGCAGGCGATCGGGCTGGCGTTCTTCCATGACCTTACCCATGGCGAAGTGGCGCAACAGCTGTCACTGCCCCTGGGCACGGTCAAGACCTGGATCCGCCGGGGGCTCGAAAAGCTGAAAAACTGCCTGGCACGCCGGGAGGCGCCGTGA
- a CDS encoding IgA Peptidase M64: protein MRASFLAGLACLFSAGAALAAPAGQPATVRVDYIHSGNALSEHYAMDRVLIEPLPWPGDVTRTLDDTDRGINRVEVVDAKTGRLLYSRGFSTVFGEWKSTDEAGKMTRAFGESVRFPKPDVPVKVRILKRDERNQFSIVWTADVDTDAPDVVRRQPPAPAQPIPIRIGGPSPQKVDLLILGDGYTRAELGKFEATAKRLADYLFTVSPFKERAQDFNVWGLAVPTEESGVSRPSTGTHHASALNTRYDIFGSERYVLTTDNRALRDLAQHAPYEFIEILVNNDTYGGGGIYGQFSTAAANNDWANYLFVHEFGHHFAGLADEYYTSPVAYQSTAERPEPWEPNVTALHDPANLKWRRFVKAGTPLPTPWPKAAYESHSREYQKVRAQLRKDNRPEAEMNRLFTQDLAWTNALFSKAPHAKAVGAFEGANYEAKGYYRSQQQCLMFDRSEAFCAVCAEAVGQTIDLYSRPGQ, encoded by the coding sequence ATGCGCGCTTCCTTCCTTGCCGGCCTGGCCTGCCTGTTTTCCGCCGGCGCCGCCCTTGCCGCACCCGCCGGCCAACCCGCCACCGTGCGCGTCGACTACATCCACAGCGGCAACGCACTGTCCGAGCACTACGCGATGGACCGCGTGCTGATCGAGCCGCTGCCGTGGCCGGGCGACGTGACGCGCACGCTGGACGACACCGACCGCGGCATCAACAGGGTCGAGGTGGTGGATGCGAAGACGGGCAGGCTGCTGTACTCGCGCGGCTTTTCCACCGTGTTCGGCGAGTGGAAGAGCACCGATGAAGCCGGGAAGATGACGCGCGCGTTCGGCGAATCGGTGCGCTTCCCGAAGCCGGACGTGCCGGTCAAGGTACGCATCCTGAAACGCGACGAAAGAAACCAGTTCTCGATCGTTTGGACGGCCGACGTCGACACCGACGCGCCCGATGTCGTACGCCGGCAGCCGCCGGCACCGGCGCAGCCGATCCCGATCAGGATCGGCGGGCCGTCGCCGCAGAAGGTGGACCTGCTGATCCTCGGTGACGGCTACACCCGTGCCGAACTGGGCAAGTTCGAAGCCACGGCGAAGCGGCTGGCCGATTACCTGTTCACCGTGTCGCCGTTCAAGGAGCGCGCACAGGACTTCAACGTGTGGGGCCTGGCCGTGCCCACGGAGGAGTCGGGCGTGAGCCGGCCGTCGACCGGCACGCACCATGCATCGGCACTGAACACGCGCTACGACATCTTCGGCAGCGAGCGCTATGTGCTGACGACGGACAACCGCGCGCTGCGCGACCTGGCCCAGCACGCGCCATACGAGTTCATCGAAATCCTCGTCAACAACGACACCTACGGCGGCGGCGGCATCTACGGCCAGTTCAGCACGGCGGCCGCGAACAACGACTGGGCCAACTACCTGTTCGTGCACGAGTTCGGCCATCACTTCGCCGGCCTGGCGGACGAGTACTACACGTCGCCGGTAGCCTACCAGTCGACCGCGGAACGCCCGGAACCGTGGGAGCCGAACGTGACGGCGCTGCACGACCCGGCCAACCTCAAGTGGCGCCGCTTCGTGAAGGCGGGCACGCCGCTGCCCACGCCATGGCCGAAGGCGGCATATGAATCCCACTCGCGTGAATACCAGAAGGTGCGCGCGCAGCTGCGCAAGGACAACCGGCCCGAAGCCGAGATGAACAGGCTGTTCACGCAGGATCTCGCCTGGACCAATGCGCTGTTCTCGAAGGCGCCGCACGCGAAGGCTGTGGGCGCGTTCGAGGGCGCGAACTACGAAGCGAAAGGCTACTA